Proteins encoded in a region of the Pocillopora verrucosa isolate sample1 chromosome 11, ASM3666991v2, whole genome shotgun sequence genome:
- the LOC131795297 gene encoding thyrotropin receptor isoform X1: MKRELSQPQMDPWLVLAMIFFQASFLCEAATSRNSSCTKIYGESGLHARCTIESVEELSTILHNPNDVKSLSIFSSDLETIPEGAFRNFTSLVNLSLPNNSIRTIKGGAFSGLNHLQRLELSGNQLIEWEGNFTNSLPSLILLDLSGNSKFVLPTFLLKLRMLKEIKGVTWNDPCANCSLVKNHTLKEGEFKNNGVNIETSELRKGDYLVGNMGHCRVNRLEASQEVVGYAKHGFFPRCLEIKACFDNEIRVTPLHRCWDIDNKILSIEFLIAPIAMILNLTVIVVTLTTRVLRRNVTMCLTSNMALSDFLVSLYTLILVCTRLKPYTEFMLFMKNLCNALGFIWLSSAIVSIKTSLILTVERYLAVVYCMQPSLRITRKIAFILVLITWCLGVSIAVLPLVNISVYDGNTFCIPIRPIKDIPHSYELSIGLSLWGIVLYFITIPFYIKVFKTVKKTEKKAGIKRDGTLARRIGALVLSNMIFFLVPIVIAFLWLTTNIQEVMSPQSREILTGVLPTILFSFNSLINPLLYAFRAEKFRKAIKIKVDYICLRKGRSTSLTSSLSGRLRGPTVSSNNGGGSPGRQTPELRTSRSVLSLTKI; the protein is encoded by the exons ATGAAGCGAGAATTATCCCAGCCGCAG ATGGATCCCTGGCTTGTTCTTGCTATGATTTTTTTCCAAGCTTCTTTCCTCTGCGAAGCTGCTACAAGTAGGAACAGTTCGTGCACGAAGATCTACGGCGAAAGTGGATTGCACGCGAGATGTACTATCGAAAGTGTGGAAGAGCTGTCGACGATTTTGCATAACCCAAATGATGTGAAATCTTT GAGTATCTTCTCCAGTGACCTGGAAACAATTCCTGAAGGAGCCTTCAGGAATTTCACAAGTCTTGTCAATTT GAGTTTACCCAATAACAGCATCCGCACCATAAAAGGTGGCGCATTCTCCGGTCTCAATCATCTGCAGCGTCT AGAACTCTCTGGGAACCAGCTGATAGAATGGGAGGGAAATTTCACAAACAGTCTTCCGTCTTTGATTCTCTTGGATTTATCTGGGAATTCCAAGTTCGTTCTTCCGACCTTTCTGCTCAAATTGCGCATGCTCAAGGAAATTAAGGGAGTGACCTGGAACGACCCATGTGCTAATTGCTCTTTGGTGAAGAACCACACTCTGAAGGAAGGCGAGTTTAAAAACAATGGGGTTAATATAGAGACTTCCGAACTTCGAAAAGGAGATTACCTGGTTGGGAACATGGGACATTGTCGCGTAAACAGACTCGAGGCGAGCCAAGAGGTTGTGGGGTATGCAAAACATGGATTCTTTCCACGATGCCTCGAGATAAAAGCTTGTTTTGACAATGAAATTCGCGTCACCCCTTTACACCGTTGCTGGGACATCGATAACAAAATCTTAAGTATCGAGTTCCTAATCGCACCAATTGCCATGATCCTGAATCTTACAGTGATCGTAGTGACATTAACAACAAGAGTATTACGAAGGAATGTGACTATGTGTCTAACGAGCAATATGGCTCTTAGCGACTTCCTTGTCAGTCTCTACACACTTATCTTGGTCTGCACAAGACTGAAGCCCTACACAGAGTTTATGTTATTCATGAAAAATCTCTGTAATGCCCTTGGGTTTATTTGGCTCTCCAGCGCAATTGTTAGCATCAAGACGTCGCTCATTCTCACCGTGGAGCGGTATTTGGCAGTTGTGTACTGTATGCAACCCTCATTACGAATCACTCGGAAGATAGCGTTCATCCTTGTGTTAATCACATGGTGTTTGGGCGTGAGCATCGCTGTTTTGCCGTTGGTCAATATTTCTGTCTATGACGGCAATACATTCTGTATTCCTATTCGCCCGATCAAAGACATTCCCCATTCGTATGAGCTGAGTATTGGACTTTCCTTGTGGGGAATAGTCCTGTATTTCATCACCATACCCTTCTacattaaagtttttaaaactgtgaagaaaacggaaaaaaaggcTGGAATCAAAAGAGACGGAACCCTAGCAAGGAGAATCGGAGCTTTAGTCCTTAGCAACATGATCTTTTTCTTGGTTCCTATCGTCATCGCGTTTCTGTGGCTTACGACGAACATTCAAGAGGTGATGTCGCCGCAAAGTAGAGAAATCCTCACGGGCGTTCTACCAACCATCCTTTTCAGCTTTAATTCACTTATTAATCCCCTTCTTTACGCCTTCAGAGcagaaaaattcagaaaagCCATCAAGATTAAAGTAGATTATATATGTCTTCGTAAAGGCCGTAGCACGTCGTTGACAAGTTCGCTCTCGGGCAGACTCCGAGGCCCGACAGTAAGCTCCAACAATGGCGGTGGAAGTCCAGGCAGGCAAACCCCTGAGTTGAGGACTTCACGCAGTGTGTTAAGCTTGACGAAGATATAG
- the LOC131795297 gene encoding thyrotropin receptor isoform X2: protein MDPWLVLAMIFFQASFLCEAATSRNSSCTKIYGESGLHARCTIESVEELSTILHNPNDVKSLSIFSSDLETIPEGAFRNFTSLVNLSLPNNSIRTIKGGAFSGLNHLQRLELSGNQLIEWEGNFTNSLPSLILLDLSGNSKFVLPTFLLKLRMLKEIKGVTWNDPCANCSLVKNHTLKEGEFKNNGVNIETSELRKGDYLVGNMGHCRVNRLEASQEVVGYAKHGFFPRCLEIKACFDNEIRVTPLHRCWDIDNKILSIEFLIAPIAMILNLTVIVVTLTTRVLRRNVTMCLTSNMALSDFLVSLYTLILVCTRLKPYTEFMLFMKNLCNALGFIWLSSAIVSIKTSLILTVERYLAVVYCMQPSLRITRKIAFILVLITWCLGVSIAVLPLVNISVYDGNTFCIPIRPIKDIPHSYELSIGLSLWGIVLYFITIPFYIKVFKTVKKTEKKAGIKRDGTLARRIGALVLSNMIFFLVPIVIAFLWLTTNIQEVMSPQSREILTGVLPTILFSFNSLINPLLYAFRAEKFRKAIKIKVDYICLRKGRSTSLTSSLSGRLRGPTVSSNNGGGSPGRQTPELRTSRSVLSLTKI, encoded by the exons ATGGATCCCTGGCTTGTTCTTGCTATGATTTTTTTCCAAGCTTCTTTCCTCTGCGAAGCTGCTACAAGTAGGAACAGTTCGTGCACGAAGATCTACGGCGAAAGTGGATTGCACGCGAGATGTACTATCGAAAGTGTGGAAGAGCTGTCGACGATTTTGCATAACCCAAATGATGTGAAATCTTT GAGTATCTTCTCCAGTGACCTGGAAACAATTCCTGAAGGAGCCTTCAGGAATTTCACAAGTCTTGTCAATTT GAGTTTACCCAATAACAGCATCCGCACCATAAAAGGTGGCGCATTCTCCGGTCTCAATCATCTGCAGCGTCT AGAACTCTCTGGGAACCAGCTGATAGAATGGGAGGGAAATTTCACAAACAGTCTTCCGTCTTTGATTCTCTTGGATTTATCTGGGAATTCCAAGTTCGTTCTTCCGACCTTTCTGCTCAAATTGCGCATGCTCAAGGAAATTAAGGGAGTGACCTGGAACGACCCATGTGCTAATTGCTCTTTGGTGAAGAACCACACTCTGAAGGAAGGCGAGTTTAAAAACAATGGGGTTAATATAGAGACTTCCGAACTTCGAAAAGGAGATTACCTGGTTGGGAACATGGGACATTGTCGCGTAAACAGACTCGAGGCGAGCCAAGAGGTTGTGGGGTATGCAAAACATGGATTCTTTCCACGATGCCTCGAGATAAAAGCTTGTTTTGACAATGAAATTCGCGTCACCCCTTTACACCGTTGCTGGGACATCGATAACAAAATCTTAAGTATCGAGTTCCTAATCGCACCAATTGCCATGATCCTGAATCTTACAGTGATCGTAGTGACATTAACAACAAGAGTATTACGAAGGAATGTGACTATGTGTCTAACGAGCAATATGGCTCTTAGCGACTTCCTTGTCAGTCTCTACACACTTATCTTGGTCTGCACAAGACTGAAGCCCTACACAGAGTTTATGTTATTCATGAAAAATCTCTGTAATGCCCTTGGGTTTATTTGGCTCTCCAGCGCAATTGTTAGCATCAAGACGTCGCTCATTCTCACCGTGGAGCGGTATTTGGCAGTTGTGTACTGTATGCAACCCTCATTACGAATCACTCGGAAGATAGCGTTCATCCTTGTGTTAATCACATGGTGTTTGGGCGTGAGCATCGCTGTTTTGCCGTTGGTCAATATTTCTGTCTATGACGGCAATACATTCTGTATTCCTATTCGCCCGATCAAAGACATTCCCCATTCGTATGAGCTGAGTATTGGACTTTCCTTGTGGGGAATAGTCCTGTATTTCATCACCATACCCTTCTacattaaagtttttaaaactgtgaagaaaacggaaaaaaaggcTGGAATCAAAAGAGACGGAACCCTAGCAAGGAGAATCGGAGCTTTAGTCCTTAGCAACATGATCTTTTTCTTGGTTCCTATCGTCATCGCGTTTCTGTGGCTTACGACGAACATTCAAGAGGTGATGTCGCCGCAAAGTAGAGAAATCCTCACGGGCGTTCTACCAACCATCCTTTTCAGCTTTAATTCACTTATTAATCCCCTTCTTTACGCCTTCAGAGcagaaaaattcagaaaagCCATCAAGATTAAAGTAGATTATATATGTCTTCGTAAAGGCCGTAGCACGTCGTTGACAAGTTCGCTCTCGGGCAGACTCCGAGGCCCGACAGTAAGCTCCAACAATGGCGGTGGAAGTCCAGGCAGGCAAACCCCTGAGTTGAGGACTTCACGCAGTGTGTTAAGCTTGACGAAGATATAG
- the LOC131795334 gene encoding ADP-ribosyl-[dinitrogen reductase] glycohydrolase-like, which yields MASNPQDNSLQTADVDCRTDSENDTAEITKPVTASISVEQESKVTDTSIQNTNKEESSNVAGSQEGQSLTEQQDERATDPPISFNVKSSLNKRDLVDRIKGVIYGNCIGDAIGLLTEFMTKSEAAEIYSRRGIVNKDKGYFSTSQKRIHLEYEMKNNDSHRRKWETGDWTDDSDQMILILQSLLDNKGKMVPLDFAKKMKYWSRRGFPELGDIGGMGIGSTTRRVLHHPDFLTDPHKAAEYVWDSSGRFVAPNGGVMRTSILGVHNFGDIYAVIENTKAACKVTHADPRCIASCVVVTTAIAMMLQGKCFVEESGSYDVEALIETACSYASATLETEEQEEGLKKHVFAKSLKNLQLDEHGKIGYTYKCLGAGIWSLRQDDFRAAIEDVAFEAGDADTNGAVAGALLGCKLGASKLPESWLNNLLNKAWLDEKIERFLALLGLSE from the exons ATGGCAAGTAATCCCCAAGATAACTCCTTACAAACTGCCGATGTAGACTGCAGAACAGACTCTGAAAACGACACTGCAGAAATTACCAAG CCTGTTACTGCCAGCATCTCAGTTGAACAAGAGTCTAAAGTCACTGATACCAGCATACAAAATACTAACAAAGAAGAATCCTCCAATGTGGCTGGGTCACAGGAAGGTCAATCTTTAACAGAACAACAAGATGAACGAGCAACAGACCCACCCATTTCTTTCAATGTCAAATCTTCTTTGAACAAGAGGGACTTGGTGGATCGTATCAAAGGTGTCATTTATGGAAACTGTATCGGAGATGCTATAGGACTTTTAACAGAGTTTATGACTAAATCTGAAGCTGCAGAG ATTTACAGTCGCAGAGGCATTGTAAATAAAGACAAGGGATATTTCAGTACAAGTCAGAAAAGGATACATTTGGAATATGAAATGAAGAACAATGATTCTCATCGGAGGAAATGGGAAACTGGAGACTGGACTGATGACTCAGAtcaaatgattttgattttgcaGTCTCTGTTGGACAACAAAggaaag atGGTCCCCCTtgattttgccaaaaaaatgaaatattggaGCAGGAGGGGTTTTCCAGAGCTGGGTGATATAGGTGGAATGGGAATTGGCAGCACTACACGCCGTGTTTTACATCATCCTGACTTTCTTACTGATCCACACAAG GCAGCCGAGTACGTTTGGGATTCTTCAGGTCGCTTTGTAGCTCCAAACGGAGGTGTCATGCGCACTTCAATTCTAGGGGTCCATAACTTTGGTGACATTTATGCAGTGATAGAAAACACCAAGGCGGCTTGTAAAGTCACCCATGCAGACCCAAGATGTATTGCGTCTTGTGTCGTTGTGACAACAGCCATTGCAATGATGTTGCAAGGAAAGTGCTTTGTGGAGGAGTCTGGAAGCTATGACGTTGAGGCATTGATAGAGACGGCTTGTAGTTATGCCAGTGCTACACTTGAAACTGAAGAGCAG GAAGAGGGTTTGAAAAAGCACGTGTTTGCTAAGTCATTGAAAAATCTACAACTTGACGAACATGGCAAAATAGGCTACACTTACAAATGCTTAGGCGCTGGAATTTGGTCATTGAGGCAAGATGATTTTCGTGCTGCTATAGAGGATGTGGCATTTGAG GCTGGAGACGCTGACACAAATGGCGCTGTAGCGGGGGCGCTGTTAGGCTGTAAACTGGGTGCCAGTAAACTGCCGGAGTCTTGGCTCAATAACTTGCTAAATAAAGCGTGGCTAGATGAGAAGATTGAGAG gTTCCTGGCTCTACTTGGTCTGAGTGAGTGA